A single region of the Deltaproteobacteria bacterium genome encodes:
- a CDS encoding SCP2 sterol-binding domain-containing protein yields MPTFENSDKLQQVLGGFFQFILADPGMGPRLKESRLILKFNYMEPDLSITVDLSRQDPEISFNDSTKSPDVEMRMKADVAHRFWFGKVNLMIALARREMVAKGPIPKILRLLPAIKPAYDLYPKYLREKGFSAYCL; encoded by the coding sequence ATGCCCACCTTTGAAAACAGCGACAAGCTTCAGCAGGTCCTTGGCGGTTTTTTTCAGTTCATTCTTGCCGATCCTGGTATGGGGCCAAGGCTGAAAGAGTCACGATTGATCTTGAAGTTTAACTATATGGAGCCTGATCTATCAATCACTGTCGATCTTTCTCGTCAGGATCCGGAGATCAGTTTTAATGACTCCACCAAATCGCCGGATGTGGAGATGAGGATGAAGGCCGACGTCGCGCATCGGTTCTGGTTTGGGAAGGTGAATCTCATGATTGCGCTTGCCCGTCGTGAAATGGTCGCCAAGGGACCGATTCCGAAGATCCTGCGTCTCCTTCCAGCGATAAAACCTGCTTACGATCTGTACCCCAAGTACTTGAGAGAGAAGGGGTTTTCGGCCTACTGCCTCTAG
- a CDS encoding sodium:calcium antiporter produces MKNLRSTLLIGLVVLLCFQWSLIRFSGVSLPAPWNAILPGLAIFGAAFLLSWGAELAQFFIPQSLAIAFLALIAVLPEYAVDMYFAWQAGKDPQYIHYATANMTGSNRLLIGLGWATVVFAYFFRTKKKEIQLEPENRVELFALGLATLYSFVIPMFHNLSWVDSLFFLAIFCRYIYQATRSHHEEPEIEGPIEFIAKWTRNSKLLATLFFFLVSGATIFLSAEPFAEGLLETGRHLGIEEFILVQWLAPLASESPEFIVAILFALRAKAASSIGTLLSSKVNQWTLLIGMLPLVYNISAGHLMPMPMDARQVEEIFLTSAQSIFAFVVIANLRFTLWEALLIFVLFVTQLFFTSKEARHAYAFVYIALSLFWLMMSKENLIGLWGISRKGLTPNNERR; encoded by the coding sequence ATGAAAAATCTCCGATCGACGCTGCTCATCGGGCTTGTTGTGCTCCTCTGTTTTCAGTGGTCTCTCATCAGATTTTCAGGCGTTTCTCTCCCCGCCCCCTGGAATGCAATCCTCCCGGGCCTGGCGATCTTCGGAGCCGCCTTTCTGCTCTCTTGGGGGGCCGAGCTGGCGCAGTTTTTTATCCCCCAGTCTCTCGCGATTGCCTTTCTCGCGTTGATTGCCGTCCTGCCCGAGTACGCCGTCGATATGTACTTTGCCTGGCAGGCCGGCAAGGATCCCCAGTATATCCACTACGCCACCGCCAACATGACCGGTTCCAACCGCCTTCTGATCGGTCTTGGCTGGGCCACGGTTGTGTTCGCCTACTTTTTTCGAACAAAGAAAAAAGAGATACAGCTGGAACCTGAAAACCGCGTTGAACTGTTCGCCCTGGGCCTGGCAACCCTCTATTCCTTCGTGATCCCGATGTTCCACAATCTCTCCTGGGTTGATTCCCTGTTCTTCCTGGCGATCTTTTGCCGCTACATTTACCAGGCAACGCGGAGTCACCACGAAGAACCTGAGATCGAAGGGCCGATCGAGTTTATCGCCAAGTGGACACGAAACTCAAAACTTCTGGCGACGCTCTTCTTCTTTCTCGTTTCAGGTGCCACCATTTTCCTTTCTGCCGAACCTTTTGCCGAGGGGTTACTGGAGACGGGACGACACCTGGGGATTGAGGAGTTTATCCTGGTTCAATGGCTGGCACCGCTCGCCTCAGAATCACCGGAGTTTATCGTTGCGATCCTCTTTGCCCTCCGTGCCAAGGCAGCCTCGAGTATCGGGACGCTTCTCTCCTCAAAGGTAAACCAGTGGACGCTTCTGATCGGCATGCTCCCCCTTGTCTATAACATCTCCGCGGGCCACTTGATGCCGATGCCAATGGACGCCCGGCAGGTTGAGGAGATCTTCCTCACCTCGGCCCAGTCAATCTTTGCCTTTGTCGTGATTGCCAACCTCCGCTTCACGCTCTGGGAGGCATTACTCATCTTTGTTCTCTTTGTAACCCAGCTCTTCTTCACCTCCAAAGAGGCCCGACATGCCTACGCCTTTGTCTACATCGCCCTCTCTCTCTTCTGGCTTATGATGTCGAAGGAGAATCTTATAGGTCTGTGGGGTATTTCCAGGAAGGGCCTCACACCCAACAATGAAAGGAGATGA
- a CDS encoding iron-containing alcohol dehydrogenase, producing MDFYQFHCATRVVFNNGLSKDFAAELALYNPPSLFVITDKVLFDLKIVDPILQGVKNAGIEIAGVFSEVPSNSELRVVKSCAEKAIATGADGILAIGGGSVIDTAKAVNILLTHGGDLVGDYSGAQTIPNPLKTLIAIPTTAGTGSEVSTAAVILDESTHTKLSFVDRYLAPHLAILDPEITTSMPPKLTAATAMDALTHAIESYTSPQASPVSRSFSAAAIPLIRENLLKAILHGDDLEARGALLTAATMAGIAFDHAMVGVVHGMAHATGGLANVHHGTANSIFLPWGMEYNLEFCYPRYAEIAEFLGVRRPKMGEREAARAAIEAIKRFRLELHQACGLPSCLKEVGVEEGLLEKIAEGAVNDGTSFYNPREVIKEEVLEFIKKAY from the coding sequence GTGGACTTCTACCAATTCCACTGTGCTACGCGTGTTGTCTTTAATAATGGTCTTTCAAAAGACTTTGCAGCAGAGCTGGCCCTTTACAATCCACCGAGCCTTTTTGTGATTACGGACAAGGTTCTCTTTGATCTCAAAATTGTTGATCCGATCTTGCAGGGAGTCAAAAACGCCGGAATCGAGATCGCCGGTGTTTTTTCAGAGGTTCCTTCCAATTCCGAGCTTCGCGTTGTGAAGAGCTGTGCTGAGAAGGCGATAGCAACGGGTGCCGATGGTATTCTCGCGATCGGCGGTGGTAGTGTGATCGACACCGCTAAGGCGGTCAATATCCTTCTCACGCATGGGGGAGACCTGGTCGGGGATTATTCCGGGGCCCAGACGATTCCCAATCCTCTCAAGACACTCATTGCGATTCCGACAACGGCCGGGACTGGAAGTGAGGTCAGCACGGCCGCCGTCATTTTGGATGAATCGACGCACACCAAGCTCTCTTTTGTTGATCGATATCTGGCTCCTCACTTGGCGATTCTCGATCCGGAAATCACGACTTCGATGCCTCCCAAGCTGACGGCGGCGACGGCGATGGATGCCCTGACCCATGCGATCGAGTCTTACACGAGTCCGCAGGCAAGTCCGGTGTCGCGTAGTTTCTCGGCGGCCGCGATTCCTCTGATTCGGGAGAATCTTTTAAAGGCAATTCTTCATGGAGATGACCTGGAGGCACGGGGGGCATTGCTCACGGCGGCCACGATGGCCGGCATTGCCTTTGACCATGCGATGGTGGGGGTTGTGCATGGTATGGCGCATGCAACGGGAGGATTGGCGAACGTTCATCATGGGACCGCCAACAGCATCTTTCTCCCCTGGGGGATGGAGTACAACCTCGAGTTTTGTTATCCGCGATATGCGGAGATTGCGGAATTTCTGGGTGTCCGGCGTCCCAAGATGGGTGAGAGAGAAGCAGCCCGGGCGGCGATTGAGGCGATCAAACGCTTCCGTCTGGAACTCCATCAGGCCTGTGGCCTTCCCTCCTGTTTGAAAGAGGTCGGTGTGGAAGAGGGTTTGCTGGAAAAGATTGCCGAAGGGGCGGTTAATGACGGGACGAGTTTTTACAATCCGAGAGAGGTTATCAAGGAAGAGGTTTTGGAGTTTATAAAGAAGGCTTATTAA
- a CDS encoding amidophosphoribosyltransferase codes for MCGIIGIYNHPEAANLAYLGLYALQHRGQESAGIVSSNGERLFSRQGMGHVADIFTEEVLKALPGSGAVGHTRYSTAGESTLINCQPILIQYHHGWLASAHNGNLVNIQKIRKDLESEGSIFQSTMDTEVVVHLIAHSRKNSTVDRIIDALLQIKGAYSMVFLTETRMVAARDPFGWRPLVIGQKKPVQEGGQPTWVVASETCALDLLEADFVREVEPGEIVLFDSDGMQSFRPFPIPRKKAMCIFEFIYFSRPDSHIFGRDVYEMRKGFGKQLAREHAVDADVVIPIPDSGVPAALGYAEESGISFQFGLMRNHYVGRTFIEPQESIRHFGVKIKLNPVRDVLRGKRVIVVDDSIVRGTTSRKIVKMIRDAGAKEVHMRISSPPITDPCFYGIDTPTKEELIASSHGVDEIRKFIGADSLGYLSTEGLYWFEKNHGEWFCDACFTGDYPVAVEDASAKLKLTTSLKSQLK; via the coding sequence ATGTGTGGCATTATCGGTATTTATAATCACCCCGAGGCGGCCAATTTGGCTTATCTTGGCCTTTATGCCCTGCAGCATCGGGGGCAGGAATCGGCGGGCATCGTCTCGTCCAATGGGGAACGACTCTTTAGTCGGCAGGGAATGGGGCATGTCGCAGATATCTTCACAGAAGAGGTCTTGAAGGCACTGCCCGGCTCCGGTGCAGTCGGCCATACACGCTATTCCACCGCCGGCGAGAGTACTCTCATCAATTGCCAGCCGATTTTAATCCAGTACCACCATGGCTGGCTTGCCTCGGCCCATAACGGAAATCTTGTCAATATCCAGAAGATCCGGAAGGATCTTGAATCGGAGGGCTCCATCTTTCAATCGACGATGGATACGGAGGTTGTTGTCCACCTGATCGCCCACTCCAGGAAAAATTCGACGGTTGATCGGATCATCGATGCCCTTCTTCAGATTAAGGGGGCTTACTCGATGGTTTTTCTGACCGAGACGCGGATGGTTGCGGCTCGAGACCCGTTTGGCTGGAGGCCGCTTGTGATTGGGCAGAAGAAACCGGTTCAGGAGGGAGGACAGCCGACATGGGTTGTAGCGAGTGAGACCTGTGCCTTGGATCTCCTGGAGGCCGATTTTGTACGGGAGGTGGAACCGGGAGAGATTGTGCTGTTTGACTCCGATGGAATGCAGTCGTTTCGTCCTTTCCCAATCCCGCGCAAGAAGGCGATGTGCATTTTTGAATTTATCTACTTCTCGCGACCCGACAGCCATATCTTTGGAAGGGATGTCTATGAGATGCGAAAAGGGTTTGGAAAACAACTTGCCCGTGAACATGCTGTGGATGCGGATGTCGTAATTCCGATCCCGGACAGCGGTGTTCCGGCGGCGCTGGGGTATGCGGAGGAATCGGGGATCTCTTTTCAGTTTGGTTTGATGCGGAACCACTATGTCGGCAGGACTTTTATTGAGCCCCAGGAATCGATCCGTCATTTTGGGGTGAAGATCAAGCTAAACCCGGTTCGGGACGTGTTAAGGGGGAAGCGTGTTATTGTGGTCGATGATTCTATCGTTCGTGGAACAACCTCTCGCAAGATTGTGAAGATGATTCGGGATGCCGGGGCGAAGGAGGTTCATATGAGGATCTCTTCCCCCCCGATCACCGATCCCTGTTTTTACGGGATTGATACACCAACCAAAGAAGAGCTGATTGCCTCTTCTCATGGCGTTGATGAGATACGAAAATTTATCGGGGCCGATTCGCTCGGCTATCTTTCGACAGAAGGTCTCTACTGGTTTGAGAAAAACCACGGCGAATGGTTCTGTGATGCCTGTTTTACGGGCGACTACCCGGTGGCCGTTGAAGACGCCTCGGCCAAACTTAAGCTGACTACTTCCCTGAAATCTCAACTAAAATAA
- the purS gene encoding phosphoribosylformylglycinamidine synthase subunit PurS → MKAKIYITLKSGVLDPQGKAVEQALSSLGFREVKDVRIGKYVELTLEKNSEERIRQMCEKLLANTVIESYQFEISK, encoded by the coding sequence GTGAAGGCCAAAATCTACATCACCTTAAAGTCGGGAGTGCTTGACCCACAGGGCAAGGCGGTTGAACAAGCGCTCTCAAGTCTGGGCTTCAGGGAGGTCAAAGACGTTCGTATTGGAAAGTATGTGGAACTCACATTGGAGAAAAATTCAGAAGAGAGAATCCGGCAGATGTGCGAGAAGTTATTGGCGAACACAGTCATTGAAAGTTACCAGTTTGAGATTTCAAAATGA
- a CDS encoding adenylosuccinate lyase has translation MIPRYSRDEMAHIWEPENRFKIWLKIELLACEGWERLGRVPKGTVSSIQKKARFDVRRIDEIEKEVKHDVIAFLTNIAESVGPESRWLHLGLTSSDILDTCFSVQLSQALELILKEVDHLLLALKRRAMEHKMTPMIGRSHGIHAEPITFGLKVASWYAEIKRHQQRLKLARADLAVGKISGAVGTFAHLEPEVEKLVCEKLGLRPDEVSTQVISRDRYAAFFAALGLLASSIERIATEIRHLQRTEVLEVEEFFSKGQKGSSAMPHKRNPVLSENLCGLARLVRSTVTPALENVALWHERDISHSSVERVIAPEATILTDFLLARLTGLIEKLIVYPDTMKRNLEKMGKLVYSEGVLVRLVESGLTREEGYRLVQRQAMQTWERGADFEAGIRKDPEIAKRLKKKDFEGLFDLKKSLRHVETIFKRVFV, from the coding sequence ATGATCCCCCGTTACAGTCGAGACGAAATGGCCCATATTTGGGAGCCGGAGAACCGTTTCAAAATCTGGCTCAAAATTGAACTCTTGGCCTGTGAGGGATGGGAGCGCCTGGGGCGGGTTCCCAAGGGGACGGTGAGCTCGATCCAAAAGAAGGCAAGATTTGACGTGAGAAGGATTGATGAGATTGAAAAAGAGGTCAAGCACGATGTCATCGCCTTTCTCACCAATATTGCGGAATCGGTCGGCCCGGAATCGCGATGGCTGCATCTGGGGCTTACCTCCTCCGATATTCTGGATACCTGTTTTTCGGTCCAGCTTTCACAAGCACTGGAACTGATTCTTAAAGAGGTTGATCATCTCCTTCTGGCGCTGAAGCGCCGTGCAATGGAACACAAGATGACCCCGATGATCGGTCGTTCACACGGCATTCATGCGGAGCCGATCACGTTTGGACTCAAGGTCGCCTCCTGGTATGCCGAGATAAAAAGGCATCAACAGAGGTTGAAATTGGCGCGGGCTGATCTGGCGGTTGGCAAGATTTCGGGTGCGGTTGGTACCTTTGCCCATCTGGAGCCCGAGGTAGAGAAGCTTGTCTGTGAGAAGTTGGGATTAAGGCCGGATGAGGTCTCGACACAGGTCATTTCAAGGGATCGGTATGCTGCTTTCTTTGCCGCATTGGGCCTGCTCGCCTCTTCGATTGAAAGGATCGCGACCGAGATCCGGCATCTGCAACGGACCGAGGTTCTTGAGGTGGAGGAGTTTTTTTCAAAGGGCCAAAAAGGTTCTTCGGCAATGCCGCACAAGAGAAATCCGGTCCTGTCCGAAAACCTCTGTGGTCTCGCACGACTTGTTCGGTCGACGGTAACACCGGCTCTCGAGAATGTAGCGCTCTGGCATGAACGGGATATCAGTCACTCCTCTGTCGAGCGGGTCATTGCCCCCGAGGCGACGATTTTAACCGACTTCCTGCTGGCGCGCCTGACGGGACTAATCGAAAAACTGATCGTTTATCCCGACACGATGAAGAGAAACCTGGAGAAGATGGGAAAACTTGTCTACTCCGAGGGGGTTCTGGTCAGGCTTGTCGAGTCAGGACTCACACGTGAAGAGGGTTACCGTTTGGTGCAGAGGCAGGCGATGCAGACGTGGGAGAGGGGGGCGGATTTTGAGGCCGGTATTCGAAAGGACCCGGAGATCGCGAAGCGGCTCAAGAAGAAAGATTTTGAAGGGCTCTTTGATTTAAAAAAAAGCTTGAGGCATGTGGAGACGATATTTAAGAGGGTGTTTGTTTAG
- a CDS encoding Glu/Leu/Phe/Val dehydrogenase → MNYPESAEWDSPLFRDTQIQFENVAKKISLDENAFNRLRVPDRVLIVSVPFRMDNGLVRVVPGYRVQHNDTLGPCKGGIRYHESVNLGEVSALAMLMTWKTALVGLPLGGAKGGVKIDATLLSRQECQRLTRRYTAEIINFIGPDRDIPAPDMGTSAQVMAWMMDTYSSLKGFSVPGVVTGKPIAIGGSLGREEAPGRGVVYCIMEAAQQMNWKLDQNVRVVIQGFGQVGGAAARKITKIGCQIVGVGDHTASYYNERGFSYESLKKYVDKNRFLAGYPEGTLIPNDELLTLPCDILIPAAAGGVITAKNVKKLKCRMIAEGANGPTDSEAIKLLEDQNEILVLPDILANAGGVTVSYFEWVQGLQNFFWSEKEINERLFEIMRRAFLAVYERAQKEKISLRESAMRIAIEKITTAMLSRGLFP, encoded by the coding sequence ATGAACTATCCGGAATCGGCCGAATGGGATTCTCCCCTCTTTAGAGACACCCAGATCCAGTTCGAAAATGTCGCCAAAAAAATTTCGCTCGATGAAAACGCCTTCAACCGGCTCCGGGTCCCGGACCGTGTACTGATTGTGTCGGTCCCCTTCCGGATGGACAATGGATTGGTCCGCGTCGTCCCCGGTTATCGGGTCCAACATAATGACACGCTCGGTCCCTGCAAGGGGGGTATCCGTTATCACGAAAGCGTCAATCTGGGTGAGGTCTCAGCACTCGCAATGCTGATGACCTGGAAAACCGCACTGGTTGGTCTTCCCTTGGGAGGTGCCAAGGGGGGAGTCAAGATCGACGCCACGCTGCTCTCCCGCCAGGAGTGCCAGCGTCTCACACGCCGTTACACAGCCGAGATCATCAATTTTATCGGTCCGGACCGGGACATCCCCGCACCCGACATGGGAACCTCGGCTCAAGTCATGGCCTGGATGATGGACACCTACAGCTCACTGAAAGGCTTTTCAGTCCCCGGTGTCGTCACGGGCAAACCGATTGCTATTGGAGGCTCGCTCGGGCGTGAAGAGGCACCGGGACGCGGCGTTGTCTACTGCATCATGGAGGCGGCCCAGCAGATGAACTGGAAGCTCGATCAAAACGTGCGGGTTGTCATTCAAGGGTTCGGACAGGTCGGTGGCGCGGCGGCGAGGAAGATTACGAAGATTGGTTGTCAAATCGTCGGGGTTGGCGACCACACCGCCTCCTACTATAATGAACGGGGCTTCTCTTACGAGTCTCTGAAGAAGTACGTCGATAAAAATCGCTTTCTGGCCGGTTATCCCGAAGGGACACTGATCCCGAACGATGAGCTGCTTACGCTGCCCTGTGACATTCTCATCCCGGCCGCCGCTGGTGGCGTCATTACTGCCAAGAATGTCAAAAAGCTCAAATGTCGTATGATTGCTGAGGGCGCGAATGGACCGACCGACAGCGAGGCGATCAAGCTGCTTGAAGACCAAAATGAGATCCTCGTACTCCCGGATATCCTCGCGAATGCAGGCGGCGTGACGGTTTCCTATTTTGAATGGGTCCAGGGGCTTCAGAACTTCTTCTGGTCAGAGAAAGAGATCAACGAACGACTCTTTGAAATCATGCGAAGGGCGTTCCTGGCCGTCTACGAAAGGGCCCAGAAGGAAAAGATCAGCCTCCGTGAGTCCGCCATGCGTATCGCCATTGAAAAAATCACGACCGCGATGCTCTCAAGGGGATTATTCCCTTAA
- the purQ gene encoding phosphoribosylformylglycinamidine synthase subunit PurQ, which yields MNFGIVLFPGTNCDRDTFHVLKNILRQKVRYLWHKETDLSGVDCIILPGGFSYGDYLRTGAIARFSPIMKEVVRHARGGGLVLGICNGFQILCEVELLPGVLMRNANLQFICETVSLKVENTNARFTQSYLPGSIVWMPIAHGDGNYFADEESLQRLEGEGRVLLRYAPINPNGAMHDIAGIMNEQGNVMGLMPHPERCSEGLLGNEDGRRLFESIIN from the coding sequence ATGAACTTTGGCATCGTTCTCTTCCCCGGCACCAACTGTGACCGTGACACCTTTCATGTCCTGAAAAATATCTTAAGACAAAAGGTTCGTTATCTTTGGCACAAGGAGACGGATTTATCAGGGGTCGACTGTATCATCCTGCCGGGCGGCTTCTCCTATGGGGATTACCTTCGAACCGGGGCGATTGCACGGTTTTCACCGATCATGAAAGAGGTGGTGCGGCATGCGAGGGGAGGAGGCCTGGTGCTCGGGATTTGCAATGGCTTTCAGATTCTTTGTGAGGTGGAACTTCTGCCGGGCGTTTTAATGCGCAATGCCAATCTCCAGTTTATCTGCGAAACGGTTTCTTTAAAGGTTGAGAATACCAATGCCCGATTCACCCAATCCTATCTTCCAGGCTCTATTGTCTGGATGCCGATTGCGCATGGCGACGGAAATTATTTTGCCGATGAAGAGTCGCTTCAGAGGTTGGAAGGGGAGGGAAGGGTCTTGCTACGCTATGCTCCAATCAATCCAAATGGTGCCATGCATGACATCGCCGGAATTATGAATGAACAGGGTAACGTGATGGGGCTTATGCCGCATCCGGAGCGATGTTCCGAAGGTTTGTTAGGAAATGAGGATGGGAGGAGGTTGTTTGAATCAATCATTAATTGA
- a CDS encoding RDD family protein yields MLDHAESSGPHAPRYLYRTASLQERFACFFVDLLLSTYLLGGWALLLGRFFHKDPFEFQGSTEIIWISSSVAFYLLYHLFFEGVFTATPGKMLGRLIIHKKGGGTPSLFAILLRTLFRLVDYPLFFLTGLGMMESTRRCRRLGDLVAGTVVLKKLPFQGNAQRREEMVSAGATLRTYAFGVDFVLSVLFLYGILLSIPADRPRLSFILLNLVPLILLLYLALAETIFQSTFGKVIFGLKVVQEDGSRPSFSLILVRNFFRIVDMNPLGYLCALLSSRKQRPGDIAAGTRVIHAPRNWRGWMVVPYMLLLTTGAVVGGWFQPGSFYRQGYHLRVGGQTFELVPHFFLSETGESLRIEQLVLQLNEGESSGGAPFHAGDLIAVSFRLAGFEPKSDRAWVQVDLLVRDPRRNVILSKANIINSGIELRGKKDADLSSRFALHPEAAHGRYELELTVRDRLAKTTLFHRVEFQVE; encoded by the coding sequence GTGCTTGACCACGCAGAGTCGAGCGGACCCCATGCCCCGCGCTATCTCTATCGGACCGCCAGCCTTCAGGAGCGGTTTGCCTGCTTCTTTGTCGATCTTCTGCTGAGTACCTATCTTCTGGGTGGTTGGGCTCTCCTTCTGGGCCGTTTTTTTCACAAGGACCCGTTTGAATTCCAGGGGAGCACGGAGATCATCTGGATCTCATCTTCGGTCGCCTTTTATCTTCTTTATCACCTCTTCTTTGAGGGGGTTTTCACGGCAACGCCCGGCAAGATGCTCGGAAGGCTTATCATTCACAAGAAAGGAGGGGGAACCCCCTCTCTCTTCGCCATCTTGCTCCGTACCCTGTTTCGTCTGGTCGATTATCCGCTCTTCTTTTTGACCGGTCTGGGGATGATGGAATCAACGAGGCGATGCCGGCGGCTTGGGGATCTCGTCGCGGGAACCGTTGTCTTGAAGAAACTTCCGTTTCAAGGGAACGCACAAAGGAGAGAAGAGATGGTTTCCGCAGGGGCGACACTTAGAACCTACGCCTTCGGGGTCGATTTTGTCTTATCCGTCCTTTTTCTTTATGGAATTCTTCTCTCTATTCCGGCCGATCGTCCCCGACTTTCCTTTATCCTTCTGAATCTCGTACCATTGATACTCTTGCTCTACTTGGCCTTGGCCGAGACGATTTTTCAGTCGACGTTTGGAAAGGTTATTTTTGGGCTCAAGGTGGTTCAGGAGGATGGTTCGCGTCCCTCCTTCTCGCTCATCCTGGTCAGGAATTTTTTTCGGATAGTTGATATGAATCCGCTCGGTTATCTCTGTGCCTTGCTCTCTTCCAGAAAGCAGAGACCGGGGGATATTGCCGCTGGAACACGTGTGATCCATGCCCCTCGTAATTGGCGGGGATGGATGGTTGTCCCTTATATGCTTCTTCTCACAACCGGAGCGGTTGTGGGAGGCTGGTTCCAACCGGGCAGTTTTTATCGGCAGGGGTATCATTTGCGTGTGGGAGGTCAGACGTTTGAATTGGTCCCTCATTTTTTCTTGAGTGAAACAGGAGAGTCGCTTCGAATAGAACAACTTGTGTTGCAGCTCAATGAGGGAGAATCAAGCGGGGGAGCCCCATTTCATGCCGGAGATCTGATCGCCGTGAGCTTCCGGCTCGCCGGATTTGAACCAAAAAGTGACAGGGCCTGGGTCCAGGTTGATCTCCTCGTGCGTGATCCGCGGCGAAACGTCATCCTGAGCAAGGCAAACATCATCAATTCAGGAATTGAACTCCGGGGGAAAAAGGATGCAGATCTCTCGTCTCGCTTTGCCCTTCACCCGGAGGCCGCTCATGGCCGATATGAACTGGAGCTGACGGTTCGGGACCGGTTGGCGAAGACGACGTTGTTTCATCGTGTTGAATTTCAGGTCGAGTAA
- a CDS encoding phosphatase PAP2 family protein yields the protein MSEIATRDDAQFILLGFGTVGALAGLSVSNIKPSTSWESRGATLLAGKGLPVSAWKSLSDYGFGAVNMGAAGYYVGQVNDDPEHQLSRLAGYGTAMMLTFGTVQVTKIAVGRERPDRSDNKGFFSGHTAFSFVSSVYLSTDLIHTYGSDYPGTVAPVVALSLGSAALVGLARNGANKHYWEDIVTGAAVGSGLALASYYTFVMPEERHDTEHRPSGRRGAITGGLGIAGGVVASWIGETLFSDKSVAVLPSGSAETAGLTVAGQF from the coding sequence ATGAGCGAAATAGCAACACGAGACGATGCCCAATTTATCCTGCTTGGATTTGGGACTGTCGGGGCGCTTGCAGGATTGTCCGTTTCAAATATTAAACCATCAACCTCCTGGGAGAGTCGGGGGGCGACATTACTTGCCGGTAAGGGGCTCCCGGTTTCAGCATGGAAGTCTCTTTCGGATTACGGATTCGGGGCAGTCAATATGGGTGCTGCCGGTTATTACGTTGGGCAGGTTAACGATGATCCCGAACATCAGCTCAGTCGCCTTGCGGGATATGGGACTGCGATGATGCTGACGTTTGGCACAGTCCAGGTGACGAAGATAGCTGTAGGAAGAGAGCGACCGGACCGATCTGACAACAAGGGTTTTTTCTCAGGCCACACCGCCTTTTCGTTTGTCTCATCCGTCTATCTATCGACCGATTTAATACACACTTATGGCAGCGATTATCCAGGGACGGTAGCCCCTGTTGTTGCCCTTTCACTCGGGAGTGCGGCACTTGTAGGACTTGCCCGCAATGGTGCCAACAAACACTACTGGGAAGATATTGTAACGGGGGCCGCGGTTGGGAGTGGTCTTGCACTGGCGAGCTACTATACCTTTGTAATGCCGGAAGAGCGCCATGATACGGAACACCGTCCTTCCGGCAGGAGGGGTGCCATTACGGGTGGACTAGGGATTGCCGGTGGAGTGGTGGCCAGTTGGATCGGTGAGACTCTTTTCTCCGACAAATCGGTTGCTGTACTGCCCTCCGGCTCTGCTGAGACAGCGGGTCTCACCGTGGCAGGGCAGTTCTAA